A genomic segment from Myxococcales bacterium encodes:
- a CDS encoding PD40 domain-containing protein — protein sequence MRRLPRAFVPAALLSAVAQCNGAVVPRLSPDGECDYNAPFGSPEVVLGLREIGTERSWGEHGAALSTDELEIYYDKVNNDPGVRYTASLYTARRSHRGAEWSTPERLTGVRVDWWARNPQLSPDGLTLYFARYPANAGPSRYYLLRRASKDAPFNSAPVALPLVPDASRPFFSADGRSIYYNLPPAKDGTSAIVRREWDGTNWTGDAVEVLHDGTGPIVSPDELQIFSSNRWTSLAYASRRAVTEAFDQPRAVEEITGSPTWTSANGCRIYLVTTGTTVVVAQRGR from the coding sequence ATGAGACGGCTTCCACGCGCGTTCGTTCCTGCAGCCCTTCTTTCGGCCGTCGCGCAATGCAACGGTGCAGTGGTGCCGCGCCTCTCGCCCGATGGCGAGTGTGACTACAATGCTCCCTTCGGCTCGCCGGAGGTTGTCCTTGGCTTGCGCGAAATCGGCACCGAACGGTCGTGGGGCGAGCACGGAGCCGCGCTGTCGACGGACGAACTCGAGATCTACTACGACAAGGTCAACAACGACCCGGGCGTTAGGTACACCGCGTCGCTGTACACGGCGCGTCGCTCGCATCGGGGAGCCGAGTGGTCAACGCCCGAGCGGCTCACGGGCGTGCGGGTTGACTGGTGGGCGAGGAACCCCCAGCTGTCTCCGGATGGCTTGACGCTGTACTTTGCGAGGTATCCCGCCAACGCCGGCCCTAGCCGGTACTACTTGCTGCGCCGAGCATCCAAGGATGCGCCGTTCAACAGCGCACCTGTGGCGCTTCCGCTGGTGCCGGACGCAAGTAGGCCGTTCTTCTCCGCCGACGGGCGCTCGATCTACTACAACCTGCCGCCCGCCAAGGACGGGACGAGCGCCATTGTGCGGCGGGAGTGGGATGGGACCAACTGGACCGGTGATGCCGTCGAGGTCCTTCACGATGGCACTGGACCCATCGTGAGTCCCGATGAGTTGCAGATATTCTCCTCCAACCGTTGGACGAGTCTCGCCTACGCGAGTCGCCGAGCGGTGACCGAGGCATTCGACCAGCCTCGAGCCGTTGAAGAAATCACGGGCAGCCCTACGTGGACATCGGCCAATGGATGCCGCATCTACCTCGTGACGACGGGCACAACAGTGGTGGTCGCGCAGCGCGGGCGTTGA
- a CDS encoding Uma2 family endonuclease, translated as MVAEVLDGELHLMPRPKRRHIRTASGLGAFLFTAFDAGVNGPGGWTIIREPELHLGPEPDILVPDLGGWRDGRLADDGENDDPFITVVPDWVCEILSPGTLRIDRMKKMPIYARERVPHVWLCDPREKTVEVFRLGATNYTLVGTFGGDEALVAEPFEALGIPPAFVWPNKGSAPK; from the coding sequence ATGGTCGCCGAGGTCCTCGACGGCGAGCTTCACCTGATGCCGCGGCCGAAGCGGCGTCACATTCGTACCGCGTCCGGTCTCGGCGCATTCCTCTTCACGGCGTTTGACGCGGGCGTGAACGGTCCCGGGGGCTGGACCATCATCCGTGAGCCGGAGCTGCACCTGGGCCCGGAGCCGGACATCCTCGTGCCCGATCTGGGAGGCTGGCGCGACGGCCGCCTCGCCGACGACGGCGAGAACGACGATCCCTTCATCACGGTTGTTCCTGACTGGGTCTGCGAGATCCTTTCTCCCGGAACGCTGCGCATCGACCGGATGAAGAAGATGCCGATCTACGCACGCGAGCGCGTGCCGCACGTGTGGCTCTGCGATCCCCGCGAGAAGACCGTCGAGGTCTTTCGACTTGGCGCGACGAACTACACCCTCGTCGGCACCTTTGGTGGCGATGAGGCGCTGGTGGCCGAGCCCTTCGAGGCGCTCGGCATTCCGCCGGCCTTCGTTTGGCCAAACAAGGGAAGCGCACCGAAGTAG
- a CDS encoding DUF3160 domain-containing protein: MRRGEPGDGAPLGRRFASTSTSTSTSTSTSTSTSTSTPTPTPTPTSTSFSTTLALVLTLTGVIACSAAPEVAPRPRPRPPLKVAQPPPVPAFYWEPLEVSIDPAIEATKLPLASEEVVVPPELLAAFAALEPRTAALLLERGFVILDRPNAPATMGALYTSLAQRGQRSLITLDALSEVVHLAVSAALADVERTEVAAQLPALLARTAEKLEVLTRGAPTDRARALHMARGIVWVALSLLGEGGVPADLELEVKDEVRRVKERVEPRRSPLLGGATVDYQAARSDDPSPEAERLADALVWLERAPLVLFGAEAGPGPGMSTQAARDATRAALLLAHVKDARVDAASAAAWTRLENVERFLVGPTDDWSPTDLAALAAMRGLDVAQLAHIDDVTRIDRLRRAAQEAFRARLHDGGGTLEALAVKADAAPQDSRNATRSVAPTARFLGARLTLDGVVQQALVYPTVGAYRGSLSIRTAHGGRRILSRPLDLGAVLGSEVARAALKTDGDDDFEGFDRALRSLVERRPAASEASRHASVYLSMLDLVSSVLAPSAADAALPAAAHREHAARVLELTLATHATARRDFTVRGRRLTHVLVEPAAEAWGPTLLVEPHPEAIGRMVAVVRQLMRGLGAYGVMKSGSPTGRLVTSAERLLTLAFQAALLAANDLPPSEEDQRRLATFASWLWSLESATGAAAPRGLEVHVDHGSGRALAEGTGKIGELWMFVRDPASKKLTLVVGAATTHHEVVRSKADRLRELAWREAVNKGELPRATWTTGYRFATP; the protein is encoded by the coding sequence ATGCGGAGAGGCGAACCGGGGGACGGCGCGCCGCTCGGCCGACGCTTCGCCTCGACCTCGACCTCGACCTCGACCTCGACCTCGACCTCGACCTCGACCTCGACCTCGACCCCGACCCCGACCCCGACCCCGACCTCGACGAGCTTCTCCACAACGCTCGCCTTGGTGCTGACGCTCACGGGCGTCATCGCCTGCAGTGCCGCCCCCGAGGTGGCCCCGAGGCCGAGGCCGCGACCGCCATTGAAGGTGGCCCAACCGCCGCCCGTTCCCGCCTTCTATTGGGAGCCGCTCGAGGTATCCATCGACCCGGCCATCGAGGCGACCAAGCTTCCGCTCGCGAGCGAAGAGGTCGTGGTGCCGCCGGAGCTTTTGGCCGCCTTCGCCGCGCTCGAGCCGCGCACCGCCGCGCTCTTGCTGGAGCGAGGTTTCGTGATCCTCGATCGACCGAACGCGCCAGCGACGATGGGTGCACTTTACACATCGCTCGCGCAGCGCGGGCAGCGCTCGCTCATCACGCTCGATGCGCTGTCCGAGGTCGTGCACTTGGCGGTCTCCGCGGCCCTCGCCGACGTCGAACGCACCGAGGTCGCGGCGCAGTTGCCCGCGCTCCTCGCGCGAACCGCGGAGAAGCTCGAGGTCCTCACCCGCGGCGCACCGACCGATCGGGCGCGCGCGCTCCACATGGCCCGGGGCATCGTTTGGGTGGCCCTATCGCTCCTGGGAGAGGGCGGCGTGCCGGCCGACCTTGAGCTCGAGGTCAAAGACGAGGTGCGGCGCGTCAAGGAGCGCGTCGAGCCGAGGCGGAGCCCGCTCCTCGGTGGCGCGACGGTCGACTACCAAGCGGCGCGCAGCGATGACCCCTCGCCGGAGGCGGAGCGGCTCGCCGACGCGCTCGTTTGGCTTGAGCGGGCACCGCTCGTGCTCTTCGGCGCGGAAGCAGGTCCGGGCCCCGGCATGAGCACGCAAGCGGCTCGCGACGCGACGCGCGCGGCGTTGCTGCTCGCGCACGTGAAGGACGCGAGGGTCGACGCGGCGAGCGCGGCGGCGTGGACGCGCCTCGAGAACGTCGAGCGGTTCCTCGTGGGCCCAACGGACGACTGGTCGCCGACGGATCTCGCGGCGCTGGCCGCGATGCGGGGGCTCGACGTCGCCCAGCTCGCGCACATCGACGACGTGACGCGTATCGATCGCCTTCGCCGAGCGGCGCAGGAGGCCTTCCGCGCGCGCCTTCACGATGGCGGTGGCACGCTCGAGGCGTTGGCGGTGAAGGCCGACGCGGCGCCCCAAGACTCCCGCAACGCGACGCGCTCGGTGGCTCCGACGGCGCGATTCTTGGGCGCGCGACTCACGCTCGACGGCGTGGTGCAGCAAGCGCTCGTGTACCCGACCGTCGGCGCGTATCGCGGGAGCCTCAGCATCCGGACGGCCCACGGCGGGCGCCGCATCTTGTCGAGGCCGCTCGACTTGGGCGCCGTTCTCGGCAGCGAGGTGGCGCGAGCCGCCCTAAAGACCGACGGCGACGACGACTTCGAGGGCTTCGACCGTGCGCTCCGCAGCCTCGTCGAGCGCCGCCCCGCCGCCAGCGAGGCTTCGCGTCACGCGTCGGTGTACCTGTCGATGCTCGACCTTGTGTCGAGCGTCCTCGCGCCATCGGCGGCCGACGCGGCGCTGCCGGCCGCGGCTCATCGCGAACACGCGGCGCGCGTCCTCGAGCTCACGCTGGCGACGCACGCGACAGCGCGGCGAGACTTCACGGTGCGTGGACGAAGGCTGACGCACGTCTTGGTCGAACCGGCGGCGGAGGCGTGGGGCCCAACGCTCTTGGTGGAGCCCCACCCGGAGGCCATCGGTCGCATGGTGGCGGTCGTGCGCCAGCTCATGCGAGGCCTCGGCGCTTATGGCGTGATGAAGTCAGGCTCACCGACGGGCCGCCTCGTGACGTCGGCCGAGCGGCTCCTGACGCTGGCATTCCAAGCGGCCCTCTTGGCAGCAAACGATCTGCCGCCGAGTGAAGAGGATCAGCGGCGCCTAGCGACCTTCGCCTCGTGGCTTTGGTCGCTCGAGAGCGCGACCGGCGCGGCCGCGCCGCGGGGTCTCGAGGTGCACGTCGATCACGGCTCGGGCCGCGCGCTCGCCGAGGGCACGGGGAAGATCGGCGAGCTCTGGATGTTCGTGCGCGACCCGGCGTCGAAGAAGCTGACGCTCGTCGTCGGCGCCGCCACGACGCACCACGAGGTGGTGCGCAGCAAAGCCGATCGGCTGCGCGAACTCGCGTGGCGAGAGGCGGTGAACAAGGGCGAGCTCCCGCGCGCCACGTGGACGACGGGCTACCGCTTCGCGACGCCGTAG
- a CDS encoding DUF4272 domain-containing protein, with protein MAASTKRDAALSAKTVVDRSRGVAALYVRSRIEGGVKYSSGDSKGRWTALARRLDGWTRENGSALSPKEKKLLGKALGTWTERATIDANWRLEALGVLLWAASLKRTIDRWDVATKSAIVAMLDTPSPAPVVDLASVLARAKLRSEEALERARDTAELWHWRANTAQAWSRRSPAIVKDAAEAALVRGDIKRVVGGDFPWRKKPFAELNDDQLSEAHSIAVERHYALEWLTDERPSHASWDSISTDT; from the coding sequence CGGGGTCGCGGCGCTGTACGTACGCTCTCGCATCGAGGGCGGCGTGAAGTACTCGAGCGGCGACTCAAAGGGCAGGTGGACCGCCCTCGCGCGGCGCCTCGACGGCTGGACGCGGGAGAACGGATCGGCGCTCTCGCCCAAGGAGAAGAAGCTCCTCGGCAAAGCGCTCGGAACGTGGACGGAGCGCGCCACGATCGACGCCAATTGGCGCTTGGAGGCGCTCGGCGTCTTGCTGTGGGCGGCTTCGCTCAAACGAACGATCGACCGCTGGGACGTCGCGACCAAGTCCGCGATCGTCGCCATGCTCGACACTCCGAGCCCCGCGCCCGTCGTCGACCTCGCGTCCGTCCTCGCCCGGGCGAAGCTTCGTTCCGAGGAGGCTCTGGAGCGCGCGCGCGATACAGCGGAGCTCTGGCACTGGCGCGCCAACACGGCGCAAGCGTGGTCGCGTCGTTCGCCCGCCATCGTCAAGGACGCGGCCGAGGCGGCGCTCGTACGGGGCGACATCAAGCGCGTCGTTGGCGGCGACTTCCCTTGGCGCAAGAAGCCGTTCGCCGAGCTGAACGACGACCAACTGAGCGAGGCGCATTCGATCGCCGTCGAGCGCCACTACGCGCTCGAGTGGCTGACCGACGAGCGGCCGTCACACGCTTCGTGGGATTCGATCAGCACGGACACGTGA